One window of Curtobacterium sp. 458 genomic DNA carries:
- a CDS encoding PadR family transcriptional regulator, which produces MSRLSTTKGHLMRFDDMNPQQHQHPRGPRFGGPRHHHGAGFPGRDRGDHQRGGFGPGRGFGPGFGPGFGPGFGGPGFGGRERRRRGDVRLAILGLLAEGPQNGYAVIKTIAERTGGAWKPSPGSVYPTLQQLVDEDLVVSTGDGRKTLFELTDAGKAEAESKADEIAAAFEAPGMPDAQRAFVESLRKTMGVLHMYRTTATDEQIAAATDKVDQLRKDLLQILAD; this is translated from the coding sequence GTGAGCCGACTCAGCACGACGAAAGGACACCTCATGCGCTTCGACGACATGAACCCCCAGCAGCACCAGCACCCGCGTGGCCCCCGCTTCGGCGGCCCGCGACACCACCACGGCGCCGGCTTCCCCGGCCGTGACCGCGGTGACCACCAGCGCGGCGGCTTCGGCCCCGGGCGTGGCTTCGGTCCCGGCTTCGGCCCCGGCTTCGGTCCCGGGTTCGGCGGTCCGGGCTTCGGCGGCCGCGAGCGCCGTCGCCGCGGCGACGTCCGTCTCGCGATCCTCGGCCTCCTCGCCGAGGGGCCGCAGAACGGCTACGCGGTGATCAAGACCATCGCCGAGCGCACCGGCGGCGCATGGAAGCCGAGCCCCGGCTCGGTGTACCCGACGCTCCAGCAGCTCGTCGACGAGGACCTCGTCGTCTCGACGGGCGACGGCCGCAAGACGCTCTTCGAGCTCACCGACGCCGGCAAGGCCGAGGCCGAGTCCAAGGCGGACGAGATCGCGGCGGCGTTCGAGGCGCCCGGCATGCCGGACGCGCAGCGTGCCTTCGTCGAGTCGCTCCGGAAGACCATGGGCGTCCTGCACATGTACCGGACGACGGCGACGGACGAGCAGATCGCGGCGGCGACCGACAAGGTCGACCAGCTCCGCAAGGACCTCCTGCAGATCCTCGCGGACTGA
- a CDS encoding alpha/beta hydrolase-fold protein has translation MIDSDLVQWTRDPSERPGTPLVVAMHGVGSNERDLLGLAPALPPAWTVASLRAPMEWGPGFSWYPLGTPGSPSPELVDVAVAEVLDWVDSVAADHPRIGLLGFSQGGSMALQLLRARPAGFAFAVSLSGFVVPGVTDSRDEAVAAVRPRVFLGHGDLDPVIPAEATARTQAWAAANTDVTDREYPGLPHAVSAAELADVAAFVGDGA, from the coding sequence ATGATCGACAGCGACCTGGTGCAGTGGACCCGCGACCCGTCCGAGCGTCCGGGCACCCCGCTCGTGGTCGCGATGCACGGGGTGGGGTCGAACGAGCGCGACCTGCTCGGCCTCGCGCCCGCGCTGCCGCCCGCCTGGACGGTCGCCTCGCTGCGGGCGCCGATGGAGTGGGGCCCGGGCTTCTCCTGGTACCCGCTCGGCACGCCGGGGTCGCCGTCGCCGGAGCTCGTCGACGTCGCCGTCGCCGAGGTCCTCGACTGGGTGGACTCGGTCGCCGCCGACCACCCGCGCATCGGGTTGCTCGGGTTCTCCCAGGGCGGCTCGATGGCGCTGCAGCTCCTCCGCGCCCGGCCGGCGGGCTTCGCGTTCGCGGTGTCGCTGTCCGGGTTCGTCGTGCCGGGGGTCACGGACTCGCGGGACGAGGCCGTCGCGGCGGTCCGGCCGCGGGTGTTCCTCGGGCACGGCGACCTCGACCCGGTGATCCCGGCCGAGGCCACCGCGCGGACGCAGGCGTGGGCCGCCGCGAACACGGACGTGACCGACCGGGAGTACCCGGGGCTGCCGCACGCGGTGTCCGCAGCGGAGCTGGCGGACGTCGCCGCGTTCGTCGGCGACGGTGCGTAG
- a CDS encoding NUDIX hydrolase family protein: MASLRTPDPDSGWLSDEELANIRRRLPICYVEAIPVRTDGLGVVTEVGVLLRVAPSGSIARTLVSGRVMYGESIRTALFRHLEKDLGPMAFPQLPASPTPFTVAEYFPLPGASVYTDERQHAISLAYVVPVTGTCEPRQDALELTWMSPIEAASDAVADEMEGGRGALLRAGLASVGALH, translated from the coding sequence ATGGCCTCGCTGCGCACCCCCGACCCCGACTCCGGCTGGCTGTCCGACGAGGAACTCGCGAACATCCGCCGTCGCCTGCCGATCTGCTACGTCGAGGCGATCCCGGTCCGCACGGACGGCCTCGGCGTCGTCACGGAGGTCGGCGTGCTGCTCCGCGTGGCACCGAGCGGCTCGATCGCCCGCACGCTCGTCTCCGGCCGGGTGATGTACGGCGAGTCGATCCGCACGGCCCTGTTCCGGCACCTCGAGAAGGACCTCGGGCCGATGGCGTTCCCGCAGCTGCCCGCGAGCCCGACGCCCTTCACGGTCGCCGAGTACTTCCCGCTGCCCGGCGCCTCGGTCTACACCGACGAGCGGCAGCACGCGATCTCCCTCGCGTACGTCGTCCCGGTGACGGGGACGTGCGAGCCGCGCCAGGACGCCCTCGAGCTCACGTGGATGAGCCCGATCGAGGCCGCGTCCGACGCCGTCGCCGACGAGATGGAGGGCGGCCGCGGCGCGCTGCTCCGCGCCGGCCTCGCCTCCGTCGGCGCCCTGCACTAG
- a CDS encoding CsbD family protein, translating to MAGSEENHTGEKLVGKVKEGIGNLTGNDKLKAEGQTDQAKASAKQGVDDVKDAAHGVADSLRNEKH from the coding sequence ATGGCTGGCAGCGAAGAGAACCACACCGGCGAGAAGCTCGTCGGCAAGGTCAAGGAGGGCATCGGCAACCTCACCGGCAACGACAAGCTCAAGGCCGAGGGTCAGACCGACCAGGCCAAGGCGTCGGCCAAGCAGGGCGTCGATGACGTCAAGGACGCGGCGCACGGCGTCGCGGACAGCCTCCGCAACGAGAAGCACTGA
- a CDS encoding DEAD/DEAH box helicase: MTNEDLRFSDLGVPAPMVDVLAQQGKETAFPIQADTLPDSLRGKDVLGRGRTGSGKTIAFAIPLAARLAASGRKRRAGRPRALVLAPTRELATQIDATLAPLAKAMGLNTTTIFGGVGQGRQVDALRGGVDIVVACPGRLADLMQQGHLTLADIEVTVLDEADHMADMGFLPGVTKIMQATPEQGQRLLFSATLDNGVDKLVKRFLHDPVMHSVDEANSPVEAMTHHLFEVADADAKKDLVRTLASGSGRRIMFMRTKHHAKRLAKQLTSQGIPAVDLQGNLSQGARERNLAKFSSGEALVLVATDVAARGVHVDHVELVVHVDPPTEHKAYLHRSGRTARAGSSGDVVTVTMPAERRDVAQMMRAAAIKVTPQQVTSTSPAVTELVGEVAPIRHVAPEQPVQQQRAPKQRTAESDSAGGGRRRGRGGRSGGTGQAAQAAPAAGSAGSGNRRGGRPADAEGGRGGQATGGRRGGRGADAAASNGQRRGSDAAASGGQRRGGSRRASSDVVRGGSAPVWSSEGGYAAGRGAGSESGAGRRRGSRRASRPAGAADRH, from the coding sequence ATGACCAACGAAGACCTCCGTTTCTCCGACCTCGGCGTCCCCGCGCCGATGGTCGACGTCCTCGCCCAGCAGGGCAAGGAGACCGCGTTCCCGATCCAGGCCGACACCCTCCCGGACTCGCTCCGCGGCAAGGACGTCCTCGGCCGCGGCCGCACGGGCTCCGGCAAGACCATCGCGTTCGCGATCCCGCTGGCCGCCCGTCTCGCAGCCAGCGGTCGCAAGCGCCGCGCCGGACGCCCCCGCGCCCTGGTCCTCGCGCCGACCCGTGAGCTCGCGACGCAGATCGACGCCACCCTCGCACCGCTCGCGAAGGCCATGGGACTCAACACCACGACCATCTTCGGCGGCGTCGGACAGGGTCGTCAGGTCGACGCCCTGCGCGGCGGTGTCGACATCGTCGTGGCGTGCCCCGGTCGCCTCGCCGACCTCATGCAGCAGGGACACCTCACGCTCGCCGACATCGAGGTGACCGTCCTCGACGAGGCCGACCACATGGCCGACATGGGCTTCCTGCCCGGCGTGACGAAGATCATGCAGGCGACGCCCGAGCAGGGGCAGCGCCTCCTGTTCTCGGCGACGCTCGACAACGGCGTGGACAAGCTCGTCAAGCGGTTCCTGCACGACCCGGTGATGCACTCCGTCGACGAGGCGAACAGCCCCGTCGAGGCGATGACGCACCACCTGTTCGAGGTCGCCGACGCCGACGCCAAGAAGGACCTCGTCCGGACGCTGGCCTCGGGTTCGGGCCGTCGCATCATGTTCATGCGCACGAAGCACCACGCGAAGCGTCTCGCCAAGCAGCTCACGAGCCAGGGCATCCCGGCCGTCGACCTGCAGGGCAACCTGTCGCAGGGCGCCCGGGAGCGCAACCTCGCCAAGTTCTCCTCCGGCGAGGCCCTCGTCCTCGTCGCCACCGACGTCGCCGCCCGCGGGGTGCACGTCGACCACGTCGAGCTCGTCGTGCACGTCGACCCGCCGACCGAGCACAAGGCGTACCTGCACCGCTCGGGCCGTACCGCCCGTGCCGGTTCGTCCGGTGACGTCGTCACCGTCACGATGCCGGCCGAGCGTCGCGACGTCGCGCAGATGATGCGCGCTGCCGCGATCAAGGTCACCCCGCAGCAGGTCACGTCGACCTCGCCCGCCGTCACCGAGCTCGTCGGCGAGGTCGCTCCGATCCGCCACGTGGCACCGGAGCAGCCGGTGCAGCAGCAGCGCGCGCCGAAGCAGCGCACGGCCGAGTCCGACAGCGCGGGCGGCGGTCGTCGTCGTGGTCGCGGTGGACGCTCGGGAGGCACGGGTCAGGCCGCGCAGGCAGCCCCGGCCGCCGGGTCGGCCGGCTCCGGCAACCGTCGTGGTGGGCGTCCGGCGGACGCCGAGGGCGGTCGTGGCGGCCAGGCGACCGGTGGTCGTCGCGGCGGCCGCGGTGCCGACGCGGCAGCGTCGAACGGTCAGCGTCGCGGCTCCGACGCGGCGGCCTCCGGCGGACAGCGCCGCGGCGGGAGCCGTCGCGCGTCGAGCGACGTCGTCCGGGGCGGGTCCGCGCCGGTGTGGTCGTCGGAGGGCGGCTACGCGGCGGGTCGTGGAGCCGGCTCCGAGTCGGGCGCTGGACGTCGTCGTGGCTCGCGCCGTGCCTCCCGTCCGGCGGGTGCTGCCGACCGCCACTGA
- a CDS encoding endo alpha-1,4 polygalactosaminidase — translation MRARTLTMTVATTLVAVLGTAACATATPASSYRNLPTSGVPDYQLGGSYTPPAGVTIVERDSTERPAKGKYSICYVNGFQTQPEDATTWKRDHPTAILRDAKGKPVSDPGWPDEMLLDTTTAAKRATIVRVLTKSVARCADRGFAAVEFDNLDSWTRSEGKLTRSGNLALAAALVRLGHGKGLAVGQKNTPQLGASGRKQTGFDFVVAEECFVYQECGAYTKAYGKRVIDIEYTDNSKRPWSSVCASTKRPAMTILRDRDLVPAGDDAYVFEHC, via the coding sequence GTGCGCGCCAGGACCCTGACCATGACCGTCGCGACGACCCTGGTGGCCGTGCTCGGCACCGCCGCCTGCGCCACCGCGACCCCGGCGTCCTCGTACCGGAACCTGCCGACCTCCGGCGTCCCCGACTACCAGCTCGGAGGCTCGTACACGCCTCCGGCAGGCGTCACGATCGTCGAACGGGACAGTACCGAGCGACCCGCGAAGGGGAAGTACTCGATCTGCTACGTCAACGGTTTCCAGACGCAGCCCGAGGACGCGACGACGTGGAAGCGGGACCACCCGACCGCGATCCTCCGCGATGCGAAGGGCAAGCCCGTGTCCGATCCGGGCTGGCCGGACGAGATGCTCCTCGACACCACGACCGCGGCCAAGCGCGCCACGATCGTCCGGGTGCTGACGAAGTCCGTCGCCCGGTGCGCCGACCGGGGCTTCGCCGCCGTCGAGTTCGACAACCTCGACTCGTGGACGCGCTCGGAGGGGAAGCTCACACGCTCCGGGAACCTCGCGCTCGCCGCGGCGCTCGTGCGGCTCGGGCACGGCAAGGGCCTCGCCGTCGGGCAGAAGAACACCCCGCAGCTCGGTGCGTCGGGACGGAAGCAGACCGGGTTCGACTTCGTGGTCGCCGAGGAGTGCTTCGTCTACCAGGAGTGCGGCGCGTACACGAAGGCGTACGGGAAGCGCGTCATCGACATCGAGTACACCGACAACAGCAAGCGCCCGTGGTCGTCCGTGTGCGCGTCGACGAAGCGGCCGGCGATGACGATCCTCCGGGACCGCGACCTGGTGCCGGCGGGCGACGACGCCTACGTGTTCGAGCACTGCTGA
- a CDS encoding GntR family transcriptional regulator yields MNGLVALDRGGSVPPFEQVRAQIAAQIQAGYLVDGARLPSVRGLADELGLAAGTVAKAYQLLEESGLVHTARGAGTRVVRPADVPPEVAEAAHALAVAARSAGLSADQAATALHEAWPA; encoded by the coding sequence ATGAACGGTCTGGTGGCACTCGACCGCGGCGGCAGCGTCCCGCCGTTCGAGCAGGTCCGCGCGCAGATCGCCGCACAGATCCAGGCGGGCTACCTCGTCGACGGTGCACGGCTGCCGAGCGTCCGGGGGCTGGCGGACGAGCTCGGGCTGGCCGCGGGCACGGTCGCGAAGGCGTACCAGCTGCTCGAGGAGTCCGGGCTCGTGCACACCGCACGCGGTGCCGGCACCCGGGTGGTGCGTCCTGCCGACGTCCCGCCGGAGGTCGCCGAGGCAGCGCACGCGCTGGCCGTCGCCGCGCGGAGTGCCGGACTGTCCGCCGACCAGGCCGCCACGGCACTGCACGAGGCCTGGCCCGCCTGA
- a CDS encoding DUF1684 domain-containing protein — protein sequence MTFDLYRRVRATPDPQTAHAFWRETRDAMFADHPASPLLAEDAADFESLPVPTYDPDWRFHARIEPAEPQAMDVETGTDGIVHFDRLGVVRLPGIGTLDVWSHGGYAGGVFVPVKDASAGKARGTYGGGRYLLDTIKGADLGGEDDELVLDFNFAYNPSCAYDPAWACPLAPPGNTVPVPIPVGEQYDF from the coding sequence ATGACGTTCGACCTGTACCGCCGGGTGCGTGCGACCCCCGACCCGCAGACCGCGCACGCGTTCTGGCGGGAGACCCGGGACGCGATGTTCGCCGACCACCCCGCGTCGCCACTGCTGGCCGAGGACGCGGCCGACTTCGAGTCGCTGCCCGTCCCGACCTACGACCCGGACTGGCGGTTCCACGCCCGGATCGAGCCCGCGGAGCCCCAGGCGATGGACGTCGAGACCGGGACCGACGGCATCGTGCACTTCGACCGGCTCGGCGTGGTGCGGCTGCCCGGCATCGGGACGCTCGACGTGTGGTCGCACGGTGGCTACGCGGGCGGGGTCTTCGTGCCGGTGAAGGACGCGAGCGCCGGCAAGGCCCGCGGTACCTACGGCGGCGGCCGCTACCTGCTGGACACGATCAAGGGCGCGGACCTCGGCGGTGAGGACGACGAGCTCGTGCTCGACTTCAACTTCGCGTACAACCCCTCGTGCGCGTACGACCCCGCGTGGGCGTGCCCGCTCGCACCGCCCGGCAACACCGTCCCCGTCCCGATCCCCGTCGGCGAGCAGTACGACTTCTAG
- a CDS encoding GNAT family protein: MEIAPVPTLTGDRVTLEPLGAEHADDLRAAVTDGDLWRTWYTSIPAPAQVDAEIERRLAEHEAGRMVPFAVRDRPTGRVVGSTTFMNVDQANRRVEVGSTFLARSAQRTGINTEAKLLQLSHAFESWQCIAVEFRTHFHNMQSRAAIAALGAKQDGVLRNHQIGRDGTLRDTVVFSITASEWPTVRMSLAERLRRHDRAEGSRRRSARHA; the protein is encoded by the coding sequence ATGGAGATCGCCCCCGTTCCCACCCTGACCGGCGACCGCGTGACGCTCGAACCCCTCGGGGCGGAGCACGCGGACGACCTGCGGGCGGCGGTCACGGACGGCGATCTGTGGCGCACCTGGTACACGTCGATCCCGGCTCCGGCGCAGGTCGACGCCGAGATCGAGCGGCGACTCGCCGAGCACGAGGCGGGTCGGATGGTGCCGTTCGCGGTGCGCGACCGCCCGACGGGCCGCGTGGTGGGCTCGACCACGTTCATGAACGTCGACCAGGCGAACCGCCGGGTCGAGGTCGGGTCGACGTTCCTCGCCCGGTCGGCGCAGCGCACGGGCATCAACACCGAGGCGAAGCTCCTGCAGCTCTCGCACGCGTTCGAGTCGTGGCAGTGCATCGCGGTCGAGTTCCGGACGCACTTCCACAACATGCAGTCCCGCGCGGCGATCGCGGCGCTCGGAGCGAAGCAGGACGGCGTGCTCCGGAACCACCAGATCGGTCGCGACGGCACGCTCCGCGACACCGTCGTCTTCTCGATCACCGCGTCCGAGTGGCCGACCGTGCGGATGTCCCTGGCCGAGCGGCTCCGTCGGCACGACCGCGCCGAGGGTTCGCGCCGCCGGTCCGCCCGGCACGCCTGA
- a CDS encoding 2-phosphosulfolactate phosphatase yields MAARTQQQYQVRFAWGVAGAGRIAHDTHLLVWVDVLPAPRDHDDALRRTVAALPDGPEVVLGHLGNASAVAERVTRLQAERGDRCVVAIVAAGADHAARSDAADAAGEAWDVPGSPDFAVEDLLAAGAVLDALAAVGIDHTSPEAAAACAAYTGLRRATKHLVSASEGARELDRADVQAALARGGELVTLRA; encoded by the coding sequence GTGGCAGCACGCACGCAGCAGCAGTACCAGGTCCGTTTCGCGTGGGGCGTCGCCGGCGCCGGACGGATCGCGCACGACACCCACCTGCTCGTCTGGGTCGACGTCCTCCCCGCCCCGCGGGACCACGACGACGCACTCCGCCGCACCGTCGCGGCCCTGCCGGACGGCCCGGAGGTCGTGCTCGGCCACCTCGGCAACGCGAGCGCGGTCGCGGAACGCGTGACGCGCCTCCAGGCCGAACGCGGTGACCGGTGCGTCGTCGCGATCGTCGCCGCCGGAGCCGACCACGCTGCCCGCTCGGACGCGGCGGACGCCGCCGGTGAGGCGTGGGACGTCCCCGGATCGCCGGACTTCGCGGTCGAGGACCTCCTCGCCGCGGGGGCCGTCCTCGACGCGCTCGCCGCGGTCGGGATCGACCACACGTCGCCGGAGGCCGCTGCCGCCTGCGCGGCGTACACGGGCCTCCGACGAGCCACGAAGCACCTCGTCTCGGCGTCCGAGGGGGCGCGGGAGCTCGACCGGGCCGACGTGCAGGCGGCGCTGGCCCGCGGTGGGGAACTCGTCACCCTGCGGGCGTAG
- a CDS encoding DUF427 domain-containing protein has protein sequence MKAVVGDTVIAESDKDDLIQIEGNWYFPPSSVKTELLTESPTQYHCPWKGDTQYYTVHVDGQELPDRAWSYPTPIPSSFDRVGKDYSGYVAFWKDVTVVE, from the coding sequence ATGAAGGCAGTCGTCGGCGACACCGTGATCGCGGAGAGCGACAAGGACGACCTCATCCAGATCGAGGGCAACTGGTACTTCCCGCCGTCGAGCGTGAAGACCGAGCTGCTGACCGAGAGCCCGACGCAGTACCACTGCCCGTGGAAGGGCGACACGCAGTACTACACCGTGCACGTCGACGGGCAGGAGCTGCCGGACCGCGCCTGGTCGTACCCGACGCCGATCCCGTCCTCGTTCGACCGCGTCGGCAAGGACTACTCGGGCTACGTCGCGTTCTGGAAGGACGTCACGGTCGTCGAGTAG
- a CDS encoding Nramp family divalent metal transporter, producing MTDTATRPAEATTPRKRAAGLTLLGPAFVAAIAYVDPGNVAANLTAGAKYGYLLLWVLVAANASAVVVQYLSAKLGVVTGKSLPEHLGLRMRRTPRLLFWAQAEVVAAATDIAEVIGGALALHLLFGLPLVAGGVITGVVSMAILLLQNRRGTRAFEAVVTAMLAILTVGFCAGLLFAQVSPTELVAGLVPRFEGSGSVLLAASMLGATVMPHAVYLHSALARDRHGDVPAGPERRRVLVATRWDVALALVIAGGVNICMLVLAAATLPGAEGTDTIPGAQAAIAANVGPVVGVLFAVGLLASGLASTSVGCMAGAEIMKGLLHVRIPVVVRRLVTLVPAIVLLAVNADATMLLVVSQVVLSFGIAFAIVPLVVYTSRRSVMGDDVNAMTTRVVAGVIALVIVALNVALVWLTLAG from the coding sequence ATGACCGACACCGCGACCCGCCCCGCCGAGGCGACCACCCCTCGGAAGCGCGCCGCCGGTCTGACACTCCTCGGCCCCGCCTTCGTCGCCGCCATCGCCTACGTCGACCCCGGCAACGTCGCCGCCAACCTCACGGCGGGTGCGAAGTACGGCTACCTGCTGCTCTGGGTCCTCGTCGCCGCCAACGCGAGTGCCGTCGTGGTGCAGTACCTCTCGGCGAAGCTCGGGGTGGTCACGGGCAAGTCCCTCCCGGAGCACCTCGGCCTCCGGATGCGGCGCACACCCCGGCTGCTCTTCTGGGCGCAGGCCGAGGTCGTCGCGGCCGCCACCGACATCGCCGAGGTCATCGGTGGGGCACTGGCGCTGCACCTGCTCTTCGGGCTGCCGCTGGTCGCCGGCGGGGTGATCACGGGCGTGGTGTCGATGGCGATCCTGCTCCTGCAGAACCGGCGGGGCACCCGGGCGTTCGAGGCGGTCGTCACGGCGATGCTCGCGATCCTGACGGTCGGCTTCTGCGCGGGTCTGCTCTTCGCGCAGGTGTCTCCGACGGAACTCGTCGCCGGGCTGGTCCCGCGCTTCGAGGGCTCCGGCTCGGTGCTGCTCGCGGCGTCGATGCTCGGCGCGACGGTGATGCCGCACGCCGTGTACCTGCACTCGGCCCTCGCGCGGGACCGCCACGGTGACGTCCCCGCGGGGCCGGAGCGCCGACGGGTCCTCGTCGCGACGCGGTGGGACGTGGCCCTCGCACTCGTCATCGCGGGCGGCGTGAACATCTGCATGCTCGTCCTCGCCGCGGCGACGCTGCCGGGGGCGGAGGGGACCGACACCATCCCGGGGGCGCAGGCGGCCATCGCGGCGAACGTCGGCCCGGTCGTGGGCGTGCTGTTCGCGGTGGGGCTGCTGGCGTCGGGGTTGGCGTCGACCTCGGTGGGCTGCATGGCCGGTGCCGAGATCATGAAGGGGCTCCTGCACGTGCGGATCCCGGTGGTCGTGCGGCGGCTCGTGACCCTCGTGCCGGCGATCGTGCTGCTCGCGGTGAACGCGGACGCGACGATGCTGCTCGTGGTCAGCCAGGTCGTGCTGAGCTTCGGGATCGCGTTCGCGATCGTGCCGCTGGTGGTCTACACCTCGCGGCGGAGCGTGATGGGGGACGACGTCAACGCGATGACCACCCGCGTGGTCGCGGGGGTCATCGCGCTGGTGATCGTGGCGCTCAACGTCGCGCTGGTCTGGCTGACGCTCGCGGGCTGA
- a CDS encoding WXG100 family type VII secretion target has product MAQYRVRTETLGQVAQTLQSVVTTFESQVGSTNSHVQSVVDVLWKGEDAATFQKSWTDFQAGAAALAATLRDLAERLRQAGVSYELNETGLSGNFLENKQVVPVRRIEGTEGTTSTPDAPVGGNVAVAGGVTGGNGNADESRRTRRVAAVDATATLQTGAGDE; this is encoded by the coding sequence ATGGCGCAGTACCGAGTCCGCACCGAGACGCTCGGACAGGTGGCACAGACGTTGCAGTCCGTCGTCACGACGTTCGAGTCGCAGGTGGGGTCGACGAACTCGCACGTGCAGAGCGTCGTCGACGTGCTCTGGAAGGGCGAGGACGCCGCGACGTTCCAGAAGTCGTGGACCGACTTCCAGGCCGGTGCCGCTGCGCTCGCGGCGACGCTCCGCGACCTCGCCGAACGACTCCGTCAAGCGGGCGTCTCCTACGAGCTCAACGAGACCGGGCTCTCGGGCAACTTCCTCGAGAACAAGCAGGTCGTCCCGGTGCGCCGCATCGAGGGGACCGAGGGTACGACGAGCACACCGGACGCACCGGTCGGCGGCAACGTCGCCGTGGCGGGTGGCGTGACCGGCGGCAACGGCAACGCCGACGAATCGCGACGGACCCGACGGGTCGCCGCCGTGGACGCGACGGCGACGCTGCAGACCGGAGCCGGCGATGAGTGA
- a CDS encoding WXG100 family type VII secretion target, giving the protein MADIRVTSESLSGVSNQLQSGSQSIESQLQNLKSLVDGLVGGDWSGAASSSFQDLYQQWDQSAVQLKESLAGISQLLSRAALSYEESENSISGTFR; this is encoded by the coding sequence ATGGCGGACATCCGCGTCACTTCGGAGTCGCTCTCGGGCGTCTCGAACCAGCTGCAGTCGGGCTCGCAGTCCATCGAGTCGCAGCTGCAGAACCTCAAGTCGCTCGTCGACGGCCTCGTCGGCGGCGACTGGTCGGGCGCGGCGTCGTCGTCTTTCCAGGACCTCTACCAGCAGTGGGACCAGTCGGCCGTGCAGCTGAAGGAGTCGCTCGCCGGCATCAGCCAGCTGCTCTCGCGCGCAGCGCTGTCGTACGAGGAGTCGGAGAACTCGATCTCGGGCACGTTCCGCTGA
- a CDS encoding FHA domain-containing protein, with product MAARCSYCGAELRPNSMFCLACGQLATGGRRSTPVAVGDTEDVPSRPSAAVPPPPARPGPVPTTGLEAQRAPAAPQPSGTLPQLVFTTGQTLLVEEGTILVGRRPDEIAAREGARAFTVDDPDRSMSRVHATLQFGTGGLRIVDRGSGNGTVLRRGDREDRCPEGLAVELVPGDELWFGSVGARVR from the coding sequence ATGGCTGCACGCTGCTCGTACTGCGGGGCCGAGCTGCGCCCCAACAGCATGTTCTGCCTGGCGTGCGGGCAGCTCGCGACGGGTGGTCGACGCTCCACGCCGGTCGCCGTCGGCGACACCGAGGACGTCCCGTCGCGACCCTCCGCGGCCGTCCCGCCACCGCCGGCACGTCCGGGGCCGGTCCCGACCACCGGCCTGGAGGCACAGCGCGCGCCCGCCGCGCCGCAGCCCTCCGGCACCCTCCCGCAGTTGGTGTTCACCACGGGCCAGACGCTCCTCGTCGAGGAGGGCACGATCCTGGTCGGGCGACGGCCCGACGAGATCGCCGCGCGTGAGGGAGCCCGTGCCTTCACCGTCGACGACCCGGACCGTTCGATGTCCCGCGTGCACGCGACCCTGCAGTTCGGCACGGGAGGGCTGCGCATCGTCGACCGGGGGTCCGGGAACGGCACCGTGCTGCGCCGTGGCGACCGGGAGGACCGGTGCCCGGAGGGGCTCGCCGTCGAGCTCGTGCCGGGCGACGAGCTGTGGTTCGGATCGGTGGGGGCTCGGGTCCGGTGA